ATTTTGGATAGAATAGAATAGTGGAAAAGAATATATGTGGCTGGTGTACATCTTAGTTTGATTGTGCTTGTTAGAGTGATTAAGCTGAACCATGTTTTGATTGTTAGAACACAGCATGTCATTTTCAATGTGGTTGTTAATGTTAGCTAAGTTTTGGTGATTTTTGTATTGCTTACAGTATCAATGACTTTGATATTGGGAGTCTATGGCTCGGTGAATTTACAGCTTGGACCTAATTGTTCACTTCTTCTGGAACCTAACCCAATTTTTGTGCAGTATATAAAGGTGATTGCCCCTTCATTCTTattgtcattttgttttttcaatagtttgtGGTGAATGAAAATCCTCTGTCGACTGTCCCACTCTGTGTGTTCCACTTGATGCCCCACAAGCTTGCAATACTTTTTATTCTCCTTATGAACAAACAAAAgtttatatggaaaaaaaaaaaaaaaaatcaaacacatggCATACTACAGTTAGTTTGTGAAGAATAAAGTGCAACACTAAGAGTGGGACATGAGATTTTGGTTCGTTTGTGGTGATGTGGTAATCTTAATTGGTTTATTAAAATAGGTGGAAGAGCTAAACGATTCAGGCCCCGGTCCAGTGTTATATGGGTTTTATAAAGCTCCGGTTCTTGATACTGTTACCACTTGGTCTGAAACACGTAATACCACGGTTCAGGTTGATTCTCATGAGGCAAGTTTTCTTTGACAGAATATTTAATGCAACTCTGTATTTGTAGTATATTCTTGAACCTTGTGATTGTATTGTTGATGTGGTGggattaactttttttttttttttttttctttcatccttATTCAGGAGTGGGCATATTTGCTAAATGCGGGGTCTCAGATAAATATTTCATATAGTGTGGTCTCCCCAGGGTCCTCTGTTTTTCTCATAATTGCTGAAGGTAATGTGTCTGTGTAGAAATTTTATGTTCATGCagaaattcttttttaatagataGGTAGTActtcattaaataaaaaggaaagtagcataaaaaaaaaaaaaaaaaaaccaaagcacACAGGCAGTGTGCTAAGGatacaacaaaaaaactaaagtaCATGTTTGCACAGAAATTCTTATGTATAGAAGTCAGTCACATACTATGAAAATGGAATGTCTCCATTTAGTTTTACAAGTTTGAGTGAAAGCTGGCCGCCCTAACAATTCATAGTAAGCAATTAAAGTAACATTATTTGATTAAGCCCGAAATGAATTTTATGCTCTTGTTTTAGTAATGGATACTGTTGCCTTAATTTCTCCAACTCTTGACAATAGATTTGCACTGTCAAAtatgttaaaaacaaaaacaaaaaaaaagcaatttgatttctctctctctctctctctctctctcccttaaGCAAGGTTTGGAGATTGACCTTCACACTGAAGCTAAATTTAACTTATCATAAGGCCCACCATAGTTGCAACATTTCTCTACcctttctttataattttttttgaatcttCTGTGAATGTGTGTGCATAATGTGaaattgtttgtgttttttcttgtcttttaaATAAACTGATTGCAATTGTGCATTCATTGTCCAAATTATTCTGAAGCTGGGACATTGCAGGGAATGATGGCCTTTCTCAGTGGCTTGAGGATCCTACATACCCTAATACCACCTTATCCTGGAATCTTGTTTCTGGTGAGATGGATGTTGGAAAGTACATATGTGACATGTTCTGTTTATTTCAATCAGATACTGATGTTGGAAACTTCTGGTTCACCAGGAAGTGGCATGATTACACAGGACATATATGTGTCTTCTACTTATTATGTTGCAGTAGGAAACTTAAACACAGAAGAAGTGGAGgtaattttgcaaatttttaacATATTATATTGTAATTTACTGGTTTGATATGGCTCCAACTTGATCTATTTCAGAACCTTTATGATGATAAGTCCatgaatatatttctttttctattatcAATCTATGAAGAAATTCTGTTTTGTCTATCAGAAGTGATATTGTGTTACAACTGAAAAATGGAATCAACTAACTAATGTTTAATTCTGTTTTGGAACCCTTGGACTCTTGGCTCTCATTTGATGGCATATTAGGATTgccttgtagttgaattgaTTAAATGTTGAGAATCTTGTAAGGTTTTCTATTCAATGCCACATCAAAggattataataatatttaagacAATTATTTGCTAAGATTTCTTTTCAATCATGATGAATGCCATAGCATCAGAGTGAGATTGGTACTACCCTTTCAGTTATTAGTGATGGTTCTACATGACTTCATGCTGATTCTGTAGCCCCTGCTTGATATTCAAATCAATTTATGTAATGAATATATATTGAGCATGGCATTTATTTCTCTTCGATTTAGTTgttaagggaaaaataaagcccccccccccccctcgcACATACTTTCTTTAAAACTCATTGACTAATATACAGTGATCTAAATGATTCGTTCAATTCAACTTGTTCTCTTTTTTCATTATAGAAAGTTTGAATACCCTTTATACTTTTAGCAACTGGATAGAAACTGGAATTTGTAAGGCTTGTATAAATGGTTTAGTCATTCTCAATATGATAGGGTGGATGTGTCTTCACAAAGCCCTTTGTGCCCCAAACCTCCTTTATTTAAGGCACATTCTATGAAACTTGGGGAGCATAGTTCCAGTTCCATCCTGCTAACCTAATGCTCTAGAATTTGTGTCCATTAAATTGATTtaattcctttcctttttaaatCTAGAGATATTACTGAATGAAATTTTGAGTAAACTCACTTCTTAACTTAGGCATTTAACTCGAATGGTAGACTTTTAGTTAGTCGGTCTGTGCTCATCAAAATAACAAACTATTTTGTGGATGCAATTTATTACTTTCACTGTCATACGATAAGCTAATTGGTTGGTTGGAACCCTAGAATTCCTGTAATCTTGGAGCTACTAATTTGGTAAGTTTCAAGTAACCCTTGCGTATAATCAAAGTGTCTAGAGTGAGCATCAATTTCAGTGAAATTTGAGGTCCCCAATGAGGGCTAGGATAGTTACAAGGTGACTATTAATAAGCAAGCcatttaatttcaataaatatgttCCTCAATAGAACATGGCTAGTCATTTCTTCTTACCATTATCTATGATTTAAGATATTTTAAGCAGTTATGATGTTTCTTCCTTGTCAACATTTAAGTCATTAACTTTTGTTGGTTCGAACATTAAACAGGTGCAGTTAAACCTCAGAGTGAAGGCTTATTTGTATAATACTACAGAAGCTTATTACAAGTGTACTTTTGCTGATGGGATGTGTGGTTTAAACGTTTTGTTTCCCAATGGGAATGCTGCTGTCCTAACCTCACCTAGTGCAGAACAGGTAAGACTGTAGTTCTCTTGGCAGTTACTGTCATTATCATCCTTTGCTTAATTGAGTAAACTCTGTAGCAGAATtgaaaaaaacttttaatgtaGGAAATCGAACTTTATATACCAGTCTGGATGGTTAATATATTCAAATCATTTGTACCATAGGCACTATATTCTTGAAATCATTGTTTCACTTGATTtaacaaaattgtttaattacACCCATGGTTTTGCACTGGAGACATTGGTAAAATACCTTCTTACCCTCTCCACTggactgaattttttttcaaatcccTTATGtgtacaacaaattttacagTTATTCGGAATTTTCTTTAATTGCTTCAGGGTAAAACCAGTGATGAGTTGTACGTCAGATTGTCCTATGGACCAAGATGGGCCACATATATTGTTGGCATAGGTATACTTTCATTCTTCTATTGCTTCTCTTAATGGAACCTTAATTTATAAATTGTACCTTAATATTTACACTTGTAGGTGGAATGACTGTGCTCATGTTATTCGCCTTTAACTTCTTAAACAAGTTCCAATGTGCCCATGAAGAGGGAAGGTATGTTCCTTATGGGGAAATAGGATCTGAGAGAGCCCCTCTGCTTTCATACAAGGATGATGATCTCTCGAGTTGGGGTTCATCTTATGATTCCGTTTCACATGATGAGGATGATATTGAAGACTTTTTAGCATTGGCTTCCCTAGAAGGGAAGTCCCTAGGGGATGGTGAAAACAGTAACAATACCCGGCGTCTTTGTGCAATTTGCTTTGATGCTCCTAGAGACTGCTTTTTCCTTCCATGCGGGCACTGCGTGGCTTGTTTTGAATGCGCAACTAGGTAACTAGTCTCCATCCTCtcccttttctttcctttttttcccctctttagATTGGTAAACTTTGAATGTAGAACCCAGCCTATCCTCACTCAATCCTTTATTGCTTGGTCCAAAGTCCAAGAGCAACAAATCGGTCCAAAGTACATATTATATAGATTTTACTAGAACAAATTGAACACCATTTATGATCTTGCAAATGGTAGAGGCACAggtattaataatttgatataacaTGTAAAAATGTTACTAAGCATGTTTTCTCTTATTTGCTATGCTTAAACGAGATGAAATTTGCCTTCTTTCTTGTCACAAGCATAGGTGTTACGATCTGTATTGTACTACTGTGGCACCAGTCTTGACAGATTATGAGGGCAATATACGCTTTCATGACATGATTCAATCTAAACCTTTGCAGGATAGCGGAGGCGGCTGGTACTTGCCCAGTCTGTCGTAGGACCATGAAGAAGGTGAGAAAGATTTTTACAGTTTAAGCGACATAATTTCTTGTTAAAGTGGGCAAAGCCAAGTTGAATAATATGCAACGTGGATTAGTTGTCTAACCATTGCATTCCTGCCAATCAATAGCATTCATTGAGTAAATTTGTAGCCGGATCATCAGGTATTGTTTGAAAGTGGAATGACCAtatcttgtgttttttttccaGTGGACTTTCCACAGTATAAAACAATTTCTGGGTATAGGAATGTGAGAATACACACGTAATATTCAATGTAATGGAAatgtttttattcatttctttgATAGATTagatttttggattttctttttctttttcgttaaTTCCAATTTTCTATTGATGTGCTAATAGCCTAATACACTAGAATTATATAATACTGGAAGAGGCGACCTCTCTACTGGGTCTACCATGTCAAAGAAGATTTTATTTACAACAGCTGTGGGTGTCTTGTCTGCCCCGTTTTATTGGAGATcataaacaacaaagaaatctTACAAGCACAAATCGTCCATAAAGGCACATTGAAGCAATTCATTaataacaaaactaaaggaATAATGTAAAAGGGCACCAATTGACTCGTTGAACATctagtttgaatttttaaacCCTTAAAAATTAGGGAAATCGTGAAATTGATGATCCTATATCTCACTGTTATCGAGAATAATGTTTGCATGCCATGTGATTGatttcaatatattaaaaaaaagtttacagaaaaaattaattaaaaaaattcttaatttaatttgaactcCCCTCTCaattattttcctcttttttctagCCATCACCAACTATCACAATATATCACCATACAAATCCGGTCGGCCAAATTGGCCCACAAAGTCAAAAAAATCTATCACAAAAGAGAGGGTATATCATGAGACCACCATTTCGAAGCATGCGATACTCATAAGCAAGGCTGTCAAAATTGGGATCCTACATAGGATTGTGGGAGAGAGATAAATAAGATTGTAGATCGTAAGATCGGATCgtgaatcgtaagatcctacattatttgaaaaaaaaaatgcacattagtatgttaaataatcacataaattatatattcattgatataattaccatacatcactaTATCCATTAGTAAACATCATTTAAAGAggtcaaaaatctcaaaatgtaACACTCTATtaggatattttttattagggTCCAACTGACGCTCTCTCTACATTAGAGTAGAAAAACTTGgtctattgatatttaattttaggTCCAACTGAGCCttctattaaattaaaaaagattaaaaaaactaaGGTTATTTGGGATTGTCAGAATTATATGATCCTGCCGATCATAAATGATTGCAAAAATCCTTTAAAGATCCAAATTGTTTTGGGCAGGTGAGATTGtaaaatcgtaggatcgtaGAATCCAAATCggaattttgacaaccatgctcACAAGTGTAAAGCTCACATATGTTGTgagtaacaaattttataagatCGTCTCATAGGATGTTTTTACTTACCACAGATAAGTTGAAAAACCTACCAAAACCGACCTTGACCCTTTTGAATCCATTGCCATTATCGCAGTGATGAACCTTTGCTCAAAAACCCTATGAACCTATACCTCCATCCCAAATCCAAACCAGACACCAAACCCGTATAACCAACAAgtttatacaaaaataaaaaataaaaacaaaaactgccAGCATGGTTTATGTACATGACACGTGGAGCAATTTCACAAAGAAcagatataaaaagaagaatgataaagaaaaagagatccTAATGACGAGACTGACCAGAGTTTGTATTTGTTATCCCTAGCTAGTTAGCTTAGTCATAGCGTTAAGGAGTAGTGTAGCAGTTAGATCGACCATTGTACTCAACAATTGAGTGGAATCTCTTGCAGAGTTTGTCAAGTCTGCTTGAGCATCTTTAACGAAATGTAGCTGTAGGGGATATTTAGTAAATCACATAATtgattgttgaataaaaaagtttatCGAAATATATTTGAActgattttattttgtgtccCATCTGTTTATATGAAAgctgaataaataaataaataaaaacaaatgcaCCATTCACCAAACTCAGTCAGTTATTGATTTTGTTTAAAGCTGTGTTCATTGTGTGACCCTAAAAATCTAAATCGTATTTGATCCTTAATACATGTGTAGTAAATGAAAttgcaaataaataaaaatttgatcttGAATTCATGGAACCCTTCAGTCTGATTGCTCAAAGCCAATCATTGCTTGCAGCTAATTTAATATACCAAAAAGTTGAGCCCCAAACTTACAGCAAAATCAAAAGGTCAATTACTCTTACCCACACTCTGTAAGAAAATGAGCAATTGAAGGAAATAGTATGATGCACCCCCTATTGTTGCATACTGCAACTTTTCAGTCCCTTCTACTTCTGGGAAATCTTCATCTCCCGAGCGATTGAATCCCCCAGCCAACCACCCCAAGTTCTTGTATCCTCCTTCATATAACTTTGTAGCTGCCATAATGGACCtgaaataacaacaacaaaaccaa
This genomic stretch from Castanea sativa cultivar Marrone di Chiusa Pesio chromosome 9, ASM4071231v1 harbors:
- the LOC142610825 gene encoding E3 ubiquitin-protein ligase APD2; translation: MADTTTSTTPSSSSSSASTSTSSSAAINRDTSGNAASSSNSSQHRENEDQTQTQTQNSNQHRFRGHEIERQQVGHVPYHRGDLSGFDDSSTVIRDDTWSCVIVLLTFWFFVSMTLILGVYGSVNLQLGPNCSLLLEPNPIFVQYIKVEELNDSGPGPVLYGFYKAPVLDTVTTWSETRNTTVQVDSHEEWAYLLNAGSQINISYSVVSPGSSVFLIIAEGNDGLSQWLEDPTYPNTTLSWNLVSGSGMITQDIYVSSTYYVAVGNLNTEEVEVQLNLRVKAYLYNTTEAYYKCTFADGMCGLNVLFPNGNAAVLTSPSAEQGKTSDELYVRLSYGPRWATYIVGIGGMTVLMLFAFNFLNKFQCAHEEGRYVPYGEIGSERAPLLSYKDDDLSSWGSSYDSVSHDEDDIEDFLALASLEGKSLGDGENSNNTRRLCAICFDAPRDCFFLPCGHCVACFECATRIAEAAGTCPVCRRTMKKVRKIFTV